One Candidatus Acidiferrales bacterium genomic window, GCCTTGCATCTCCTCTAGGTCCCTCCGTTCTAATCGCCACACCGCGGAATTAGAAATGTCCGTAACTTACACAAAACAAAGGCTCGCCAATTTTCTAATCGCCACATTTTGCGGCTTTTTACGGATTGCCGACTTTCTCCTTTTCAGTCAATTTCCAGCTGTGGGAGTTGCAATTTCATGAACGGCATTCCCCCACCCCCGTTTCACCGCCTCTCGCGCCTCACCGTCGCGTCCGTCGCGGCGATTTCTTTCTTTGGATTTTTCTGTGCCGCAATTCCGCGCCAGAAAAATCCCCTTCCCTCCACCTCGCCCACTTTTTATCGCGACGTCCTCCCCATCCTCCAGCAGCACTGCCAGGTCTGCCATCGTCCCGAAGAAATCGCACCGATGGCACTTGAGACCTATGAGCAAACCAAGCGCTACGCGCGGCAAATCAAAGCGAAGGTCACGCGTCGCGTCATGCCGCCGTGGTTTGCCGACCCATGCTGCGGGCATTTCTCAGACGATCCGTCGCTTTCTCCGCAGCAAATTGCGACGCTCGCTGCGTGGGTCGATCGCGGCGCACCTGTCGGAGATCCTCGCGACGCGCCTCCGCCGCGAAAGTGGGCGAGCGGCTGGGTCATTCCTCAGCCCGACAATGTCGTGAAAATGCCCGCGCCCATCTCCATCCCTGCGAGCGGCGACGTCGAATACACATACGAAATCGTGCCCACTCATTTCACGCGTGACGAATGGGTGCAGATGTCTGAAATTCGCCCGTCATCACGCGCGAATGTTCACCACGCGGTCGTCTATGTCCGTCCGCCAGGCTCGAAATGGCTGCGGTACGCGCCCATCGGTGTTCCGTTCACCGCGTCTACATTAAAAGACGCGCAGGATCGCCGCGATGCCGAATGGACCGACAGCGATATTCTTCTCGTCTACGCGCCCGGAAGTTCCCCCGACGAATGGCCCGCGGGCATGGCGAAATTCGTCCCCGCCGGATCCGATCTCGTTTTTCAAATGCATTACATCACCAAGGGCCATCGCGTCGAAGATCAAACCAGCATTGGCTTGATTTTTGCCAAACAGCCGCCTAAGCAGCGCGTGCTGACTCTGCAGCTCACCAACGACAGCTTCGTCATTCCGCCGGGCGTTCCCGACTTTCGCGTCGAAGTTCACGGCACTCTGCCGAATGACTGCACGCTTCTCAGTTTTTTCCCGCACATGCACCTGCGCGGCAAAAAATTCGAATACAACATCATTCGCTCCGACGGCTCCATCGAGCCGCTCCTGCGCGTGAACTACAATTTTTACTGGCAATTGAGCTATCGGCTGGCGCAGCCGTTGTTTCTCAAGGCGGGAACGGAACTTCAGGCTGTCGGCTGGTACGATAATTCCAAGCAAAATCCGCACAATCCTGATCCAACCGTCGCCGTGCGCTGGGGCGACCAGACCTACGATGAAATGATGGTGGGGTTTTTCGACGTCGCTGTGCCGGCGAACATCGACAAATGGCAATTTTTCATTCGCCACAGCGGGCGCAAGTGAAAATCCGACGGCTCCGATTCAGTCCGCGCGGCGCAAGCGCAACGCTAAGCCCGCAGGTAATCTGCCTTCCACGTCTTGATCATCTTCTTGATGGATTTCCGGTCTTTCACTTTTTCGTCGAGCACCCGCCGTGCAAGGTCCGGCAGTTCCGCATCGCTGGCGAACCGCAGGCCGATCAACTGTTCGACAGTGAACTCCGGAACGCGCGGTTTCAGATCCGCCGGAAGGATCTTTTCCATCCGCAGGCGCACCTCCAAACGGATCACGCGATCCTGCACCGTCAGCGCAAACAGCCTGGCATAGAGCGCCACGAGGATAAGTGCGATTGCGAGAAGCACTCCCACAACCGCCCCGAACGAAAACCATGTATGAA contains:
- a CDS encoding DUF6526 family protein → MSEQNFANHARVVPAFHLVALPILLLNLGWSIYELVHTWFSFGAVVGVLLAIALILVALYARLFALTVQDRVIRLEVRLRMEKILPADLKPRVPEFTVEQLIGLRFASDAELPDLARRVLDEKVKDRKSIKKMIKTWKADYLRA